A DNA window from Nitrospirota bacterium contains the following coding sequences:
- the rpoN gene encoding RNA polymerase factor sigma-54: MAQEQRLELRLSQKLILTPQLQQSIKLLQLPLLELTQDINQELMNNPLLEETIEAERDSEVKNETSGTASEEETFREPSDDVETPLEKIFGFTSDSYFEERETDGRDLGYFNDNTEDVQSPLERNRKKADLYEHLLWQLRLAYVPEKTGKVAEIIINNLDEDGYLQASIDEIAEAAEADADTVEKALTFVQKLDPSGVGARDLRECLLLQLELLQLKGTLVENILRDGFNELEGKKYKQLAAKFSVTIDDVLAAVKIIEGLEPRPGRNYSSDEPVHIIPDVYIEESDGKLLITLNDEGIPKLRLSNYYKKLLANKKTLGPEEKQFLEEKLRSAVWLLKSLDQRNKTIYRVTESILKFQEDFFAKGFKYLKPLNLKDIAEDLGMHESTISRVTSNKYIQCPQGLLSFRFFFSNAVHSDTGDISSSTVKDMIKKIVSEEDSMKPLNDKQIVDILKDKGINVARRTTAKYREELKIPSHIKRKKWF, encoded by the coding sequence ATGGCACAGGAACAGAGACTCGAACTAAGACTTTCCCAGAAATTGATCCTCACGCCGCAGTTGCAGCAGTCAATCAAGCTACTGCAGCTCCCCCTGCTTGAACTTACGCAGGACATAAATCAGGAGCTCATGAACAATCCTCTTCTTGAAGAGACAATCGAAGCCGAGAGAGATTCGGAAGTAAAAAACGAGACATCCGGGACGGCCTCGGAAGAGGAAACATTTCGTGAACCGTCAGACGATGTGGAAACCCCGCTTGAGAAAATATTCGGGTTTACTTCCGACAGCTACTTTGAAGAAAGAGAGACCGACGGCAGGGACCTCGGGTATTTTAACGACAACACGGAAGACGTCCAATCTCCCCTTGAACGCAACAGGAAAAAAGCGGACCTGTACGAACACCTCCTCTGGCAGCTGAGGCTTGCTTATGTCCCGGAAAAGACCGGCAAGGTCGCCGAGATAATTATCAATAACCTGGACGAAGACGGCTACTTGCAGGCCTCCATCGACGAGATCGCGGAGGCCGCGGAAGCAGACGCGGACACCGTTGAAAAAGCCCTCACGTTCGTCCAGAAACTTGACCCCTCAGGCGTGGGCGCGCGCGATCTTCGGGAGTGCCTGCTTTTGCAACTGGAACTGTTGCAGCTTAAGGGGACCCTTGTAGAAAATATTCTCCGCGACGGCTTCAATGAACTTGAAGGGAAGAAATACAAACAGCTTGCTGCGAAATTCAGTGTGACGATTGATGACGTACTCGCGGCAGTCAAAATCATAGAGGGGCTTGAGCCGAGGCCGGGCAGGAATTATTCAAGCGATGAACCTGTTCATATCATCCCTGATGTGTACATAGAAGAATCCGACGGGAAACTGCTTATAACCCTGAACGATGAGGGCATCCCGAAGCTCAGGCTGTCAAATTACTACAAAAAACTCCTTGCAAATAAAAAAACATTAGGGCCGGAGGAAAAGCAATTCCTCGAAGAGAAACTGCGCTCCGCGGTCTGGTTATTGAAGAGCCTGGACCAGAGGAACAAGACAATTTACAGGGTAACTGAAAGTATATTGAAATTCCAGGAAGATTTCTTCGCAAAGGGTTTTAAATATCTTAAGCCTCTCAACCTGAAAGATATTGCCGAAGATTTAGGGATGCACGAAAGCACGATAAGCAGGGTAACATCAAACAAGTATATTCAATGCCCGCAGGGGCTTCTGAGCTTCAGGTTTTTCTTCAGCAACGCGGTCCACTCGGACACCGGGGACATCTCCTCGTCAACCGTCAAGGACATGATAAAAAAGATCGTCTCCGAAGAAGACTCCATGAAACCGCTCAACGATAAACAGATTGTTGATATACTTAAAGACAAAGGAATAAACGTGGCCCGCAGGACCACTGCTAAATACAGGGAGGAACTAAAGATCCCTTCACATATTAAGCGCAAAAAATGGTTTTGA
- the raiA gene encoding ribosome-associated translation inhibitor RaiA, which produces MNIIINCKHMELTPTIKDYTEEKIGKFEKYISNITEAIVTLSVEKYRHRAEVLLKVNGLMIQAESITAEMYSSIDEVVDKLERQIKKYKEKIASHRKGKTKSEPLPKAEKTTPLIIKKKAFDIKPMAIEEAAMQMDLLDKVFFVFTNASSGDINVLYKRKDGNFGLIEPVK; this is translated from the coding sequence ATGAATATTATTATCAATTGCAAGCACATGGAGCTCACACCGACCATCAAAGACTACACAGAGGAGAAGATAGGCAAGTTTGAAAAATATATAAGCAATATTACGGAAGCGATCGTCACCCTGAGCGTTGAGAAATACAGGCACAGGGCGGAGGTGCTCCTGAAGGTCAACGGCCTGATGATACAGGCGGAGAGCATTACCGCCGAGATGTATTCATCGATCGACGAGGTAGTGGACAAGCTCGAACGCCAGATAAAGAAATACAAGGAGAAGATCGCCTCCCACAGGAAAGGCAAGACCAAATCGGAGCCACTTCCGAAAGCTGAAAAGACCACGCCGCTCATTATAAAAAAGAAGGCCTTTGACATAAAGCCCATGGCTATAGAAGAGGCCGCCATGCAGATGGACCTTCTGGACAAGGTCTTTTTCGTCTTCACAAATGCCTCATCAGGAGACATTAACGTTTTATACAAGAGAAAAGA